In Triticum aestivum cultivar Chinese Spring chromosome 5B, IWGSC CS RefSeq v2.1, whole genome shotgun sequence, the following proteins share a genomic window:
- the LOC123116175 gene encoding serine/threonine-protein kinase RIPK: MAAQSWNPFSCCVGGSRVADDDYDDCKRRIRRSVKGCPRSSSRMSFKSLSSSGTLSPEDLSITLSGSNLHAFTYAELHKATGSFSRANYLGCGGFGPVYKGAVDDKLRPGLAAQAVAVKYLDLDCGTQGHKEWLVFFLGQLRHKNLVKLIGYCYEDEHRMLVYEFMSGESLEKHLFKSINGSLPWMTRMKIAVGTAKGLAFLHDADPPVIYGDFKASNILLDSDYNTKLSDFGLAQDGPQGDETHVTTRVMGTHGYAAPEYIMTGHLTAKSDVYSFGVVLLELLSGLRSVDRSRRIREQNLVDWARPYLKHSDRLYKVMDLALECQYSCKGAEVAALVAYKCLSQNPKSRPTMTEVVKALEPVLSMEDFFPVGPFVFTVIVEEDKVVDMKVGVEEKHQHRCQNHQDRHRQKYPDSAIHAGTVPRARDGFITGYNREKGAKD; the protein is encoded by the exons ATGGCTGCGCAATCTTGGAACCCATTCTCGTGCTGCGTCGGCGGCAGCAGAGTGGCGGACGACGACTACGACGACTGCAAGCGGCGGATCAGGCGGAGTGTGAAAGGCTGCCCGAGGTCGTCCTCGAGGATGTCCTTCAAGAGCCTCAGCTCGTCGGGGACGCTGTCGCCGGAGGATCTGTCCATCACGCTGTCCGGCTCCAACCTGCACGCCTTCACCTACGCCGAGCTCCACAAGGCCACGGGGAGCTTCTCGCGCGCCAACTACCTCGGCTGCGGCGGCTTCGGCCCGGTCTACAAGGGCGCCGTCGACGACAAGCTCCGCCCCGGGCTGGCCGCGCAGGCCGTCGCCGTCAAGTACCTCGACCTGGACTGCGGCACGCAGGGCCACAAGGAGTGGCTG GTTTTCTTCCTTGGGCAACTGAGGCACAAGAACTTGGTGAAATTGATCGGGTACTGCTACGAGGACGAGCACCGGATGCTGGTCTACGAGTTCATGAGCGGCGAGAGCCTGGAGAAGCACCTCTTCAAGA gcataaatGGCTCTCTCCCATGGATGACAAGGATGAAGATCGCTGTCGGCACGGCCAAGGGCCTTGCCTTTCTCCATGACGCAGACCCACCGGTGATCTACGGCGACTTCAAGGCCTCCAACATCTTGCTCGACTCG GATTACAACACCAAATTGTCCGACTTTGGGTTGGCCCAAGATGGGCCCCAAGGCGACGAAACACACGTGACAACACGTGTCATGGGGACTCATGGTTATGCGGCGCCGGAATACATTATGACGGGCCACTTGACTGCCAAGAGTGATGTATATAGCTTTGGTGTAGTGCTTCTGGAGCTTCTCTCCGGGCTGCGATCAGTGGATCGTTCACGACGGATAAGGGAGCAGAACCTGGTGGATTGGGCTAGACCATACCTCAAGCACTCTGACAGATTGTACAAAGTCATGGACCTAGCTCTCGAGTGCCAATACTCATGCAAAGGCGCCGAGGTGGCAGCACTGGTGGCATACAAGTGTCTCAGCCAGAACCCAAAGTCTAGGCCCACCATGACGGAGGTGGTCAAGGCCCTCGAGCCCGTCCTCAGCATGGAAGACTTCTTTCCTGTGGGCCCATTTGTGTTCACAGTCATTGTGGAGGAGGACAAGGTGGTGGACATGAAGGTGGGGGTCGAGGAGAAGCACCAGCACCGTTGCCAGAACCATCAAGACAGGCATCGGCAGAAGTACCCCGACTCAGCAATCCATGCCGGCACTGTGCCCCGCGCCCGCGATGGGTTCATTACCGGGTACAACCGGGAGAAAGGGGCAAAAGACTAA